One genomic segment of Hordeum vulgare subsp. vulgare chromosome 2H, MorexV3_pseudomolecules_assembly, whole genome shotgun sequence includes these proteins:
- the LOC123429889 gene encoding protein THYLAKOID ASSEMBLY 8-like, chloroplastic, with product MAASRGLLARRLLLLFRPKIPTLSPPHGLFRGEVPVRLLPPQPFGEWRRAFHDGRPRGPLWRSKKLIGKEALFAIQGLKRFKGDEEKLREFIKRHVARLLKADKLAVLGELERQEEVDLSVKMFRIIQKEDWYKPDVYMYKDLIISLAKCKKMDEAMDIWGNMKEENLFPDSQTYAEVIRGFLRYGSPSDAMNIYEDMKRSPDPPEELPFRVLLKGLLPHPLLRNRVKQDFEELFPERHIYDPPDDIFGMH from the exons ATGGCGGCCTCTCGAGGTCTCCTCGCCCgccgccttctcctcctcttccgccccAAGATCCCGACActctccccaccccacggccTATTCCGGGGAGAAGTCCCCGTGCGGCTGCTGCCGCCGCAGCCCTTCGGTGAGTGGCGGCGCGCGTTCCATGACGGGCGGCCGCGCGGGCCGCTGTGGCGGAGCAAAAAGCTGATTGGGAAGGAGGCCCTGTTTGCTATCCAGGGGCTGAAGCGGTTCAAGGGAGATGAGGAGAAGCTGCGGGAGTTCATCAAGAGGCACGTGGCGCGGCTGCTCAAGGCGGACAAGCTCGCCGTGCTCGGCGAGCTGGAGCGCCAGGAGGAGGTCGACCTTTCTGTCAAG ATGTTCAGGATCATACAAAAGGAGGACTGGTATAAGCCAGATGTTTACATGTACAAGGACTTGATAATTTCTCTAGCCAAGTGTAAGAAGATGGATGAGGCAATGGATATCTGGGGaaacatgaaagaggagaaccTGTTTCCCGACTCACAGACTTATGCTGAAGTCATAAGAGGGTTCTTGAGATATGGTTCCCCATCAGATGCAATGAACATTTACGAGGACATGAAAAGATCACCTGATCCACCAGAGGAGTTGCCTTTCAGGGTATTATTGAAGGGTCTTTTACCTCATCCACTATTAAGGAACAGAGTGAAGCAAGATTTTGAAGAGCTATTCCCAGAGAGGCATATTTATGACCCTCCAGATGATATATTTGGAATGCACTAA